One Thermofilum pendens Hrk 5 DNA segment encodes these proteins:
- a CDS encoding ATP-binding protein, whose protein sequence is MGFLRELTEEYLGSLKYVARIVPREVELPRESPDIVAVVGPRRSGKTFVMLRSVERDLAEGLQALYVPLDEPSLRRLDARRFAEMVREEYREGRVRLYMDEVQDWEDWDSKLRWLHDVKDFQLYVTGSSSALQSSEIPSRLRGRYVSRLVLPFSFREVARAELGAEPSTFRERGALKGLLREYLAWGGFPEVWLYRSREKAVALLETMFYRDIVERHRVREPEALLELAYVVLSSYASPVTWRSLARSLKGLGVEVDAKTAASYVEYMRQAFLVFVVKRFAYSERLRARSPRKVYVVDPAVASLFERPLDLGRRAENVVLVELVRRGCEPGYYVTSRGREVDFAAKCGGSLRLVEVCLEVEEGHVRKVAEAMRELRLREAELVSWDDEDEREVEGGRVRVVPLWKWLLGA, encoded by the coding sequence ATGGGCTTCTTGAGGGAGCTCACAGAGGAGTACCTGGGGTCGCTCAAGTACGTTGCGCGCATCGTCCCCAGGGAGGTCGAGCTTCCGCGCGAGTCCCCGGACATAGTGGCCGTGGTGGGGCCGAGGAGGTCCGGGAAGACGTTCGTCATGCTGAGGAGCGTCGAGAGAGACCTGGCGGAGGGGCTCCAGGCTCTCTACGTGCCGCTGGACGAGCCGTCCCTGCGGAGGCTCGACGCGAGGAGGTTCGCCGAGATGGTGAGGGAGGAGTACAGGGAGGGCAGGGTCCGGCTCTACATGGACGAGGTCCAGGACTGGGAGGACTGGGACTCGAAGCTACGCTGGCTCCACGACGTGAAGGACTTCCAGCTGTACGTTACAGGGTCCTCCTCCGCCCTCCAGTCCTCGGAGATACCGAGCAGGCTCAGGGGGAGGTACGTCTCGAGGCTCGTCCTCCCCTTCTCGTTCAGGGAGGTCGCGCGGGCAGAGCTAGGCGCGGAGCCCTCGACCTTCAGGGAGAGGGGCGCCTTGAAGGGCTTGCTCAGGGAGTACCTGGCCTGGGGAGGCTTCCCGGAGGTGTGGCTGTACAGGTCGAGGGAGAAGGCCGTCGCGCTACTCGAGACGATGTTCTACAGGGACATCGTGGAGAGGCACAGGGTTAGGGAGCCGGAGGCGCTCCTGGAGCTCGCGTACGTGGTCCTCTCGAGTTACGCGAGCCCCGTCACGTGGCGCTCCCTGGCGAGGAGCCTGAAGGGGCTGGGGGTCGAGGTGGACGCTAAGACCGCGGCTAGCTACGTCGAGTACATGCGCCAAGCCTTCCTGGTCTTCGTCGTGAAGCGCTTCGCGTACTCGGAGAGGCTGAGGGCCAGGTCCCCGAGGAAGGTCTACGTCGTGGACCCGGCGGTGGCGAGCCTCTTCGAGAGGCCACTCGACCTCGGCAGGAGGGCCGAGAACGTCGTCCTCGTCGAGCTCGTGAGGAGGGGTTGCGAGCCGGGCTACTACGTCACGTCGAGGGGCAGAGAGGTGGACTTCGCTGCTAAGTGCGGGGGCTCGCTGAGGCTCGTCGAGGTGTGCCTAGAGGTCGAGGAGGGGCACGTGAGGAAAGTCGCCGAGGCCATGCGGGAGCTGAGGCTCAGGGAGGCAGAGCTCGTATCGTGGGACGACGAGGACGAAAGGGAGGTTGAGGGCGGGAGGGTGAGGGTAGTGCCGCTCTGGAAGTGGCTACTCGGAGCGTAG